In Leptospira perdikensis, a single genomic region encodes these proteins:
- a CDS encoding GlsB/YeaQ/YmgE family stress response membrane protein has protein sequence MFSFIWFLLIGLAAGWLAGRILRGRGFGIIANLVIGVVGSFLGGIVFGLLGFRSYGLIAELLVAVAGSILLIFIAGLIKKR, from the coding sequence ATGTTTAGTTTTATTTGGTTTTTACTGATTGGTCTTGCAGCAGGTTGGCTTGCTGGTCGTATTTTGCGTGGAAGGGGATTTGGGATCATTGCTAATTTGGTAATTGGTGTGGTGGGTTCCTTTTTAGGAGGGATTGTATTTGGACTTTTGGGCTTTCGCTCTTATGGCCTTATTGCAGAACTGCTGGTGGCAGTGGCAGGATCGATTTTGCTGATTTTCATCGCAGGTCTGATTAAAAAAAGATAA
- a CDS encoding YebC/PmpR family DNA-binding transcriptional regulator → MSGHSKWATIRRKKGAIDAKRGAIFTRIAKEISVAAKDGGGDQEGNPRLRLAVTKAKAANMPKDNIERAIKKGTGGLEGMVYEECLYECYALGGVAIMVDVLTDKKSRTTPEIKSILTKLGGSLANAGAVSRLFERKGQITLKADQISEEALFDLALSAGAEDIQVNDGMYTVITAPAEYEAVQSALSTKGLNMEESEIKYIPMTTVEVNDKETAEKVMKLIENLEANDDVQGVSSNFELGDGVELD, encoded by the coding sequence ATTGACGCCAAAAGAGGCGCCATCTTTACAAGGATTGCCAAAGAAATTTCTGTAGCTGCCAAAGATGGTGGTGGAGACCAAGAAGGAAATCCAAGACTTCGCCTTGCCGTAACAAAAGCAAAAGCTGCCAACATGCCAAAAGACAATATCGAACGCGCCATCAAAAAGGGAACAGGCGGACTTGAAGGTATGGTGTATGAAGAGTGTCTGTACGAATGTTACGCACTTGGTGGCGTAGCCATCATGGTCGATGTCCTTACTGACAAAAAATCACGTACAACTCCCGAAATTAAAAGCATTCTAACCAAACTTGGCGGTTCCCTAGCCAATGCCGGGGCAGTCTCTCGTCTTTTTGAACGTAAAGGTCAAATCACCCTAAAAGCCGACCAAATTTCTGAAGAAGCTTTATTTGATTTAGCGCTTAGTGCAGGTGCTGAAGACATCCAGGTCAATGACGGTATGTATACGGTAATCACAGCTCCCGCTGAATACGAAGCAGTTCAATCTGCCCTTTCCACAAAGGGACTGAATATGGAAGAGTCGGAAATCAAATACATCCCTATGACTACTGTGGAAGTGAACGACAAAGAAACGGCTGAAAAAGTGATGAAGCTCATTGAAAACTTAGAAGCCAATGATGACGTACAAGGTGTGAGTTCCAACTTTGAGTTAGGCGATGGGGTGGAGTTAGATTAA
- a CDS encoding EAL domain-containing protein: MKNQLLTGPYYFGMKDLDVFKKHFIQENQGKPLFLIRFENISGIELTDFLDLLRTEFYACLDLEDICFGFHYLEKRNILIMGISPLFEWDIEKFPNIENAVGKFQQQCMQNKTASFHFGVSRTQSNFISDNDEIYNELYKSSEKNLNDNLVRWSWTYYNKANTYISGSVHEAMIQPTVIFNPKDKTYSVKGGEVFLGGGAYIGYKDLINDIPSDQDLNRIELLILEKLIIACEGAPGLLKFNISPQSLIDTFSHVGRVDRLKKLIQNKDLLPENIRFELVEKPYDDSHYPLKDVCHAFYSHGMSFAADDFGVKSQSHQIVLDLGIMIKEFKLDPISFKFKIEEDQIKFLDNLAFIDYCKRLADNREAVITAEAVEDYDTLRFLMEHQIYQFQANILFGKMTVSDYKRDFDLLHSIHEDIVKEVLTDKILSEKQKKVGNLFRVASEEGLI, encoded by the coding sequence TTGAAAAATCAACTATTAACAGGTCCCTATTATTTTGGTATGAAGGACTTGGATGTGTTCAAAAAACATTTTATCCAGGAAAACCAAGGGAAGCCGCTCTTCCTCATTCGTTTCGAAAACATTAGTGGTATTGAACTAACTGATTTTTTGGATCTACTCCGAACCGAATTTTATGCCTGTTTGGATTTAGAAGATATTTGTTTCGGGTTTCATTACTTAGAAAAAAGAAATATATTGATCATGGGAATTTCTCCACTCTTTGAGTGGGACATTGAAAAATTTCCTAATATTGAAAATGCTGTTGGTAAATTCCAACAACAATGTATGCAAAATAAAACTGCATCTTTTCATTTTGGAGTTTCAAGAACTCAATCTAATTTTATCTCCGATAATGATGAAATTTATAACGAACTTTATAAATCCTCCGAAAAAAATCTAAACGATAACTTAGTGCGTTGGAGTTGGACCTACTACAACAAAGCTAACACCTATATTTCTGGATCGGTTCATGAAGCCATGATCCAACCCACTGTAATCTTCAACCCAAAAGATAAAACCTATTCTGTTAAAGGGGGGGAAGTATTCCTCGGTGGTGGAGCATACATTGGTTACAAAGATTTAATCAATGACATTCCTTCTGACCAAGATCTAAACCGAATCGAACTTTTGATTTTAGAAAAACTAATCATAGCCTGCGAAGGGGCTCCGGGACTTTTAAAATTTAATATTTCGCCACAATCATTAATTGATACTTTTTCCCATGTAGGTCGTGTCGATCGGTTGAAAAAATTAATCCAAAACAAAGATCTACTGCCTGAAAACATTCGATTTGAATTGGTAGAAAAACCATATGACGATTCCCATTATCCGTTAAAGGATGTTTGTCATGCTTTTTATTCTCATGGAATGAGTTTTGCTGCTGACGACTTTGGAGTCAAAAGCCAGTCTCATCAAATTGTTTTGGATTTAGGAATTATGATTAAAGAATTCAAACTTGATCCAATCAGTTTTAAATTCAAAATCGAAGAAGATCAAATCAAGTTTTTGGACAACTTAGCATTTATCGATTATTGTAAACGTCTTGCTGACAACAGAGAGGCCGTGATCACCGCAGAAGCCGTAGAGGATTACGATACCTTGCGGTTCCTTATGGAGCACCAAATCTATCAATTCCAAGCAAACATTCTATTTGGAAAAATGACTGTGTCTGATTACAAAAGAGATTTTGATCTTCTGCATTCCATTCACGAAGATATAGTGAAAGAAGTATTGACAGATAAAATTTTGTCAGAAAAACAAAAGAAAGTCGGGAATTTGTTTCGAGTGGCATCGGAAGAGGGTTTGATTTAA